TACCCTCCCCTAAGTAACTGCGCATGCTCTACGCCGAGCGTTAGCTAACCGCACACGCGCACTAATCTCCAGCGCATGCGTGGTGCCGCTCAACCGATAGGAAGAGGAGGGGGCGGCGGGAGCGCGCGGGGAGGTTGTTGTGGGGAGTGCGCGTTTCCGCGGCCTGTGCCGTTATACTGCGGCGTGGAGGTACAGGCAGTTTGCTAACTTACCCCCTTAAGTCGCTTCATGAGTGCGCTCTTTTGGCCGCTTTTCGCTAGCCCTCGCTCCTCCAGTGCCGCCCTCAAGTCTGTAACCCGAAGGCTGTCAAGCGGTCTCCCGTCCAGCGTTACGTCCTCCAGCTCCGCCATGATCCGTGTCTCGAATCCCCACTAATTGGGGCAAAAGAAGGAGACACCGGCCGCGGGGCGCTAGACGACCGAACTCGGCCGATTCCGCTGCGTGACGTCAGCCTCGGGCACTTCCGCCTCTATGTTCGGATAGTGTCGGAAAACCTCTTCTTCTTCCGCCTCTTTCCTGTAACGTCACATTCGTAAACTCTAGTGAAGCCCCGCCTACCTTGAGCTTTCCGCTGTCGTCTGGTCGTGTTTTTCCGGATCACTAGAACTGTGTGCGTTTGGAGGCACCTAGTGGAGCTCTTTGGAACTGCAGTCATTTATCGAATAACCCCAAAACCCAGGATTTTTTAAGGTAATTCAGTCACTTGCATTCATTAGCTGAGTGAGTTACAGTGAAACGCAAGGCTGCATGTtttgcaatgtttttatttgtggaaTACATCATGCAAGCAGACCTGTCTCCCACACATCTTTTGTCTCTAATTcgcttttttcttaaatgtctgGTTTGCTGCAGTTGTGTTAAGTTTCATAGGTAACTTTATTACTGTAACTGAATTCCCCTTTTAATCAACCACCAtttggaggggggggtactTTCCACAAAGTggcatttctgagggaaaacacATACCTTTTGACAGTTTTTGACTTTGCTTTGATTGCTATCTTCTGTagcttaaataatacaaatatttgacACTGCATGAAGTTATTTTTTGCTACTGGTCTGGTTCTTTATGTTCTAGAACAGTCCATTGGCTCAGTTGAGCCAGGTATAACAGAATAGATAGAAGTATCCACCGCTGTCTACATGGCTTTTGTTTTCACATATTAAAAGAGCCTTCTGTTTGTTGCAGATGACATCGGAGGAGAATAACCCAATCTCGTATATACCTGCTCAAGAAATGCGCTGTGTTCTGCATTGGTTTTCTGGCTGGTCAGAGGGACAACGCAATCGTTTTATGGAGGATCTGCTTTGCAAGGCTGTGCCGGGGAAGCTGTGTCTTCTCCTGGAAGGGCTGGGCTCCCTGCAGCTCAATGCGCCCCCACCCAGCCTCTTCCAGTGTCAGATGAAGCTCTGGGATCAATGGTTCCAGAGTTGGGATGAGGATGAGAGGAATGAATTTTTGCACCGCCTAGAGCAACACGATCCAGCTTTTGTTGCAAAGTTCTACCATGAAGTGGCTGGAACTGCAGGCAAGGACTAAGGAAATAGTAGCCCAGGAAGGAACATGTCAACTAGTAGTTGGGTGAAAAAGGTGGTTGTCATGAAAGATACACCAGTAAGCATCTCACCACATACTGCTGGGTGGAGTTGTTGGCTGGTTTGATATcagatatataattttgttatgGAACAACcctttaaaatttaataaaaattttaaagcTTTAATAAGGTTGTCATCACAAAATCAAATTCCAAATGATACTAAAATGCCTGTACAATGCTTTTGACATCTTTAAACAGTGAGTGAATCCGGCCTGTAGTATCCAgggatatattacatttatggaAAATGTTTACCTTGCTATTTTGTCCTTAGGCCTCAGATACAGTACAGAAAATGTCTTATTGCCAATTATAAGAATATACGGTAGTTGAAAAGGTTACTTTCCTCTGTCACACTGCATGTGCAGCAAATCCTCCATCGTGCTGTCTATGGTAAGGGAGTGCTCCTTCTATATTCTCTTGGGATTGATTCCTCACTCTCATTGACTGTGTTCTGTGTCTTCTCCATGCAATGATGAGAATCAGGCATATAGAAATCAGAGCACTTAAGGAGCCCCAGATGAGGGGAGTATTTGTAACATCTGTTGGTTGGGGTGTGGGACAACCATACTCCAAAAACCTGCAGATACCAAAGGAACAAGGATCCATTATAGTGATTACACAGAACAAGAATCGATTTCTACAAGGTGGCAAAGGTGGGCCGTATTTCGTTTTAAATCGAATTGATTGCAAAGAAATGTAAGACGAGTTGGGTGGATGAGATTGCACATATCTAACCTGATGAGTACTGTTGAAAATTGGGGTGAGTTATAGGTAATCTGCGTAGTGCCAGGATGGGCCAGTTTGAGGAAAGCCAAATGAAAGTCTGTCTCAGCGTCTTGTCCAGGGCAGTCACTGGACTGCCGTGCTGTTATGGTGAAAGAAAAGTCTGTATTGTTCTGTGGAATGATATGCAAGGAAcatctacaaaataaaaaacaaaacagaaataagGCTATCTTTCCCAATTTAACAAAGTCAGTGCCTGCAGACAAAGGGGTTATTTATGGGGTGGGGGAAGAAAGCTGTTCTTGTTCAGTGTTTCAAAAGACGTATGACTATATCAACTAATGGAATTTTCctactaaattaatttagttgccatggtgataagatcacttgTAATAACTTAAACCAGGACTGCATTTTATACTTAACACCTTAAGTGAGCTATTGGACCTCATTTTAACTAGATATCGTATAGTGTTTCATCCTACCCAGGGATTTTTATGTTCTAGACATTTAAACTATACTCAAGTGCTCTTTTTAACATTACTGAAAAAAGTATTCTGAATTCTAATACACAAAATACACCATCAATCTAATTTGGCTTTGAATAATAAGccgtaaataataataataataaaaaatgtgtttagtgTTTAACAAGGTGGGAACTAtcagtcaatatatatatatatatatatactccttccattcatataaatgtgtttgccatctctatatatattatgattacaAATACTAAAAAGATTAAGGTTTAGTCAACATGAACGTTATGCCTTTAAGCGAGATACGTGCATCAGTGCTTGCTGTTACTGGGTGCTTCCTGGCAACAGAGGCAGTCCCGTGGAAACCAGTAGCAACGTCCCAGGTCACATGATCAGCGTTAAGTGTCATTACTCTGAATGCAAGGCGGGGAGCGAATGAGAGTTCTTTGCTTTGATATTTGGTTTTAAGGTGGGGTAGGTTGTGGGATTATTGAGAGGGATTAGTTTTGggtatacaaaaatacccacCCTCTTCTTTTGCCTAAACAATTTTAGAAGATAGAACAAaggtttttttaacaaaaaaagttctCCTGCTGTTTCtctatttttcatactaaatgatggaccaaatatataaatatggtgtCTGATAAAagcccttttattttttttgggggaaaaagttGTTTGGGGTGAAATATGACCTCTGTCGATGGATTCAAGAGGGTTATATAGATTGCATTTTTATCTTTAGACCACCATGAGCTGTACTGTATATGGTAAGTAATTTTTATAGCGAGGAGAATTACTGCCCTCCTTAACGTTGGTATATAAGCAGTTTTCTTATACGCTTCTGCTAGGTCTACCTTCATTGTTATAGGTGCAGGTATATAGGTacaaataaatctattttattttccttactGAAGTTGTATGTTAAGATTAGTGtgtgcttttctttttaatgcagtcACGCAGCCTTTCTCTATAAAACTATACAGCTTTGTTATAATCTTTTGATTAaatcttttcattttctatgagcctccctttttttcctcttactGTTTGATATATACTTTGTAAGGGCCCTGAGAATACTATTTTCATGTATTGTGTGCTGAAGACTCACCTCTGCATGCCTGCATTTTGAGCAATGACTCCCAGAACCTCTTCCTGTAGAATCATTGTCTTGTCTAGGCTccattgttttccttttccaacaGTCACCTGAACCCTAACTGCAACGCCTTCTTCAGTGGGAAAGATGGTGCCCTCTTTGGAGACCATAGTGGAGATTGGTGTGGAGCTAACTGTTGACGTTGTTAAATGATCAAATCCCATGCAGAGTCGTTCAGATGGGCACAGTATTAAGCCCTCAAAGCCTGCCACCTGTGGATGGAATAATAAACTATGTAATATGATTCCTCAGTTTAGTGTTTTTCAGTTCCAATAATACCATAGGTACTTCTGTGAAAATGAGACCCTGTTCAGTGAAGAAAAAGGTGCATTGATAAACAGGCATGCCATCTGTACCACTAATATAATCTAGATTCCAAAGCAGGTTAAAATAGTGAATAGTAATTCGTGCTTTGAGCTATCCTACGTAATTTACCTGTATCCGTGCTCCGGGTGGGCAGTCTGTCCACTCTGATCCCTGAACTTTGACCTGGAAACTATTTGGAGCCAGACAACGATGCAGATAACAGTGACCTTTCACCTTGGTCTGGAGTTGGACCTGAAACCATAAGCCAAATGCCTGCTAAGCATTTATTGGTGCCATTGTGTTGCTCTAAGTAACTGTTGCAATGCTTTGTCATATTATTCTAACAGGATAATACAACAAACAATAGTTTTAGTCAACTCACCTCTTTCGTTAGGTTTGAGAAGAAGCAACGGCTCTGGTGGCCATATATCTCCCCTGGTTCCTCATTTTCTTGTTTAATCCAGCACTCGCCCTATAATAGTTGTTAATATCAAAACAGTATATTTGGATTATTACATTGTGGTGTAAAAATTTCTAATTACTTACTAAATCTTAAAATAACTTTTAGGAtttaaatgcataatttaagGACTGCAGTGAAAAATAGTTAATGTATATACCGTAATAATGCAAAGTAAAGAATGTCTGATTTCCACACAAATGCTTACCCCACTTGGGAGTGGTTTGTAGATCCGGCATCCGTCTAGAAATGAGTCAGTGGAGCAGATGCCTTTGTCCAAATGTAGGTGATGGCAGCCAATATCACTGAGatgttacaaaaaatgttaaaattgccTTGCAGGATTACAATATTGGCCAGTATGTCAGCACATACCTTCCTGTGCAGAAGAATCCAGTGGACGTGTCATTGCATGTAGAGGGGAGACCAAAGTATAGCCCAGCCCCTGCAAATGAGAAAATCATTTCAATTTCATTTAAATTAGGGGGAAGTTGCGGTTCCGTTGTATTCTCTTAGCCAGAACATTCAGTAAAGGAAAAAGATATTTGATCCCCTggtgattttgtacgtttgcccactgacaaagacatgaccggtctataattttaatggtaggtttatttgaacagtgagagacagaataacaacaaaaaatacaaaataatgcatttcaaataaactataaattgatttgcattttacaaaaaatgtacatggGGAGGTCTATAACTCTGTAAGATTCTGTTG
The DNA window shown above is from Spea bombifrons isolate aSpeBom1 chromosome 1, aSpeBom1.2.pri, whole genome shotgun sequence and carries:
- the C1H14orf119 gene encoding uncharacterized protein C14orf119 homolog, which translates into the protein MTSEENNPISYIPAQEMRCVLHWFSGWSEGQRNRFMEDLLCKAVPGKLCLLLEGLGSLQLNAPPPSLFQCQMKLWDQWFQSWDEDERNEFLHRLEQHDPAFVAKFYHEVAGTAGKD